The Candidatus Zixiibacteriota bacterium genome segment AGAGATTGGTCATGCCGATACCTCCTGCCTGCCGGCGCCCGCCTGTCGGCGGACAGGCATGAAATATTATGCAAAGCAAAAAGTAGAATAGCGATGTTTGCTGGAGTTTTCCAATGTCTTGTTGTTCTATGGGTTGCGAATCAAGCAAGTTTCGCTTGTTGGATAATATTTAAAGAATTCTATGAAAAAGGCCGGACAGTAGTGTATCATAAAGTAGTTTTATTCCATGATTAATGCTGGCTATATAAGTATTGAATCAATCCCTTTTATATAGGGGAAATCCCATAATTATTGTTAATTTTAGAACTTAAGCAGACAGTTTAGAGTTTTAATAAATGTATTGAGGTTCAACGTGATATGGCAGCGCTCCTCTGTTTTGAAACATTGAAACATTAACCGGAATAGATGTTGCATTTTGGACTGGAGGTTCTAATGAAATCTTAAAAACTTTAAGCAGAAACGGATTTTGCCGATAGAATTTATAGAGTTATTTGACAATGTAAGTTTTTTCGGAAAATCCGGAGAGGAGCCGTAATGGCTAAAAAACCTAAACCGGAATATAAAATGCCCGAAAAAACGTGTTGGCATCTATACAGCTTACAGGCTTTAAATGCGGAGAAATTTATTAAGGTTGTGGCAAAGATACTGAAACGTGAGCACTTATTAATAAAATAACCTTGACAATCTGACTTGCTTGTAATAAATTTGCCCAGCTATTTTTACAGGAGGAGTAGTAGATGTCGCGAGCTGAATTTTCGGTAATTATCGTGCCTGATGATACAGGCAAGGTAATTGAAAAAAGAATTTCTAAATGGAAAGTTAAGGTTTTATTAGTTGCTTTGTGTGTTTTCTTTATATGCTCAGCCTTTTTTGCCTATGGATATATAAAATCTGATATCGACCAATATAGATTGGTTTCATTGGAAGATGAAAACCAATATCTTGAATCCGAACTTGCAAATGTTCGAGAATCCGTAGAATTAATGAAGGGGCAAATTGCTAATGTTATCCGGAAAGATGATAATATTAGATTATCTTTTGATCTTCCTATAATCGATCCATCTATTCGCGAGGTTGGTATCGGCGGACCTGATTTCAGTTCTGTCGAGTTTAATTCTCCAGCCGCAAAAAATCTTTCTTTACTTGAAAAAGATATAAACAAAATTTCCAGGCAAATCGATTTTGAAAATGTTTCATTTGATGATGTATACGAAAAGATTAAAGGCAAAAAAGATGTTCTCGACCATACTCCATCTATTATGCCCACTAATGGTTACATAACATCCGGTATGGGTGTTCGCAAAGATCCTTTTACCGGTTTATTAACTATGCATAAAGGCATTGATATTGGCGCTCGCAAGGGAACTCATGTTTATGCCCCGGCTGATGGCGTTATTCTCAAGTGCGGCTGGGATAAGGGAATGGGAAATTTCATTATTATCGATCACGGCTACAATTTAAAAACCTATTACGGACACCTTGAAATAATTAAAGTCCGAAACGGACAACATGTTAATAGAATGGATTTGATTGGCAATATAGGCTCTACGGGCAGGTCAACCGGCCCTCACCTTCATTATGAGGTTAGAAAATATGGCCGCCCAATCAACCCAAAAGATTTCTTTGTAAAATCTATTATTTTTAAATCATAATAGAATCATAAATAACTAACTGCAAAGCCCCGACAATTTCGGGGCTTTTTTTAGGTAAAGCTACTAATTGGAAATAATATGACAGCGATTATAACAAATGCCCTGATTTCAGCCTGTCTGGTTGGTTTGCGATGTCGGTATGATGGCAGAACAAAAACGCTGCCAAATCTGGCTGAATACGAAAATAAATATAACCTAACGCCCGTTTGCCCCGAAATCGAGGGCGGCCTTGATGTGCCCCGCCCCAAGTCGTGGATTGAAAATGGTTCGGGGAAAGATGTTTTGGATGGGAATACAATTGTTGTTAATGAAAATGGCCAAGATGTTTCGCTTAGTTATCTTGATGGCGCTAAGAAGGTTTTGGAATTAGCAAGGAGTAAAGATGCCAGGGTGGCTATCCTTAAATCTAAAAGCCCCGCCTGCGGCTGCGGACAGGTATATAATGCAGACAAACTCGTAAATGGTAATGGTGTAACCGCCGAATTATTGATGAGTCATGGAATCAAGGTTATTGCGGTTTGAGTTATGCTTATAATCAACGACATTCCAATTAGAAAATTTTAATCAATAATTCAACTAAAAAATCCGGGTATAAAAAAGTTGGAACTATTTATAATCGCAATCATATAAGAGTATGTAAGCAAGATAAGATAAGCATTTAAAAGTTTCTGAATGGAAACCAGGAACTAATTGCAGCAAGCAACTCTCC includes the following:
- a CDS encoding M23 family metallopeptidase; this encodes MSRAEFSVIIVPDDTGKVIEKRISKWKVKVLLVALCVFFICSAFFAYGYIKSDIDQYRLVSLEDENQYLESELANVRESVELMKGQIANVIRKDDNIRLSFDLPIIDPSIREVGIGGPDFSSVEFNSPAAKNLSLLEKDINKISRQIDFENVSFDDVYEKIKGKKDVLDHTPSIMPTNGYITSGMGVRKDPFTGLLTMHKGIDIGARKGTHVYAPADGVILKCGWDKGMGNFIIIDHGYNLKTYYGHLEIIKVRNGQHVNRMDLIGNIGSTGRSTGPHLHYEVRKYGRPINPKDFFVKSIIFKS
- a CDS encoding DUF523 domain-containing protein — its product is MTAIITNALISACLVGLRCRYDGRTKTLPNLAEYENKYNLTPVCPEIEGGLDVPRPKSWIENGSGKDVLDGNTIVVNENGQDVSLSYLDGAKKVLELARSKDARVAILKSKSPACGCGQVYNADKLVNGNGVTAELLMSHGIKVIAV